The Nostoc sp. 'Lobaria pulmonaria (5183) cyanobiont' genome window below encodes:
- a CDS encoding IS1/IS1595 family N-terminal zinc-binding domain-containing protein: MSASKPTCPNYSSQHTVKNSSIHNQKPKYQCQNCKRQFVQNPTNKVISKDTIELIYRLLLEKIL, encoded by the coding sequence ATGTCAGCCTCCAAACCTACTTGCCCTAATTATAGTTCTCAACACACTGTCAAAAATAGCAGTATTCATAATCAAAAACCAAAATACCAGTGCCAAAACTGTAAAAGACAGTTTGTACAAAATCCCACTAATAAAGTTATTAGCAAAGATACGATAGAACTGATTTATAGACTTTTACTTGAGAAGATACTATGA
- a CDS encoding WD40 repeat domain-containing protein, translating into MNSTTKSKEFEQNYSGTLSDYVTAIAWSPQGQTLAATSAAGEVVLWNDGELTSLQTANGKSVDCLAFSPDGKFLAVGGQDGQVKIWRDTELIATLENAPAWVDKLAWNYTSNQLAFSLGRYVQVWDADTREIVVTLNFDNSSVLGIDWRIDGQYLAISGYKGVKIWHSQNWDEEPYCLDMTTVSLAMAWSPDGKFLASGNMDRSVTVLEWNNPDPWVMRGFPGKIRQLAWSEAITKVGAPILASSSVEGIVVWEKLEDDSLGWEARVLTNHVGVINAIAFAPKSFLLASAAADGWLCLWNKAKEVSQIITGVSAGFSSLAWHHQGKLLAAGGEQGELLVWSKVLRGQGFGRS; encoded by the coding sequence ATGAACTCCACAACCAAATCTAAGGAATTTGAACAAAACTATTCGGGGACACTTTCAGATTATGTAACTGCGATCGCTTGGTCGCCACAAGGTCAAACTTTAGCAGCAACTTCCGCCGCCGGTGAAGTAGTTTTGTGGAATGATGGCGAACTCACAAGCTTACAAACTGCTAACGGTAAATCAGTAGACTGTCTAGCCTTTTCGCCAGATGGAAAATTTTTAGCGGTTGGTGGACAAGATGGACAGGTGAAAATTTGGCGCGACACTGAATTAATCGCCACATTGGAAAATGCTCCCGCATGGGTTGATAAACTAGCTTGGAATTACACCAGTAACCAACTGGCTTTTAGTTTGGGGCGTTATGTCCAAGTTTGGGATGCAGATACTCGTGAAATTGTCGTGACGCTGAATTTCGACAACTCTTCAGTATTGGGTATAGATTGGCGCATTGACGGACAATACTTAGCCATTAGTGGTTACAAGGGAGTGAAGATTTGGCATAGTCAAAACTGGGATGAAGAACCATACTGCTTAGATATGACTACTGTCAGTTTAGCTATGGCTTGGTCGCCCGATGGCAAATTCCTGGCTTCTGGCAACATGGATCGTAGTGTCACCGTTTTGGAGTGGAACAACCCCGATCCTTGGGTGATGCGTGGCTTCCCCGGTAAAATTCGCCAATTGGCATGGTCAGAAGCTATAACTAAAGTAGGTGCGCCAATACTGGCATCTTCTAGCGTTGAAGGTATTGTAGTCTGGGAAAAGCTAGAGGATGATTCATTAGGTTGGGAAGCAAGAGTATTAACAAATCATGTGGGTGTAATCAATGCGATCGCCTTTGCACCCAAAAGCTTCCTTCTCGCTTCTGCTGCTGCTGACGGCTGGTTATGTTTGTGGAACAAAGCCAAGGAAGTATCCCAAATTATCACAGGTGTCTCAGCAGGATTTTCTAGCCTAGCTTGGCATCACCAAGGCAAGTTACTGGCCGCCGGCGGTGAGCAGGGTGAATTACTTGTATGGTCAAAGGTTTTACGCGGTCAAGGCTTTGGACGTAGTTAA
- a CDS encoding alpha/beta fold hydrolase produces the protein MSTNLLSTSTAIGFGGVVQEYFWNWENQQLRVVYETLGKGSPLLLLPAFSSVSTRLEMGELARLLAPNFQVVALDWPGFGESSRPSLNYRPEIYQQFLEDFVKAIFNTPITAVAAGHAASYVLQLAVKQPATFSRIVLLGPTWRGPLPTMGASQQIAGIVRELVRSPILGQALYKLNTTQSFLSFMYRRHVFTDAAKITPSFIEKKWHTTQQPGARFASAAFVTGNLDAVHEQSDFLELVQSLTVPLMVVIGESSPPKSREEMNALIALPGVRSVVIPGSLGLHEEYPAVILEAVQDFLFSR, from the coding sequence ATGTCAACCAATCTATTATCTACCTCTACTGCTATTGGCTTTGGTGGAGTAGTTCAAGAATATTTCTGGAACTGGGAAAACCAGCAATTGCGCGTTGTTTATGAAACCCTCGGTAAAGGTTCACCGCTATTGCTACTACCAGCTTTCAGCAGTGTTTCGACGCGTTTGGAAATGGGCGAACTTGCCAGGTTACTAGCTCCCAATTTTCAAGTTGTAGCCTTAGACTGGCCTGGATTTGGTGAATCTTCTCGCCCTAGTTTGAATTACCGACCAGAAATATATCAGCAATTTCTGGAAGATTTTGTCAAAGCTATTTTTAATACTCCGATTACTGCGGTGGCGGCTGGTCATGCTGCTAGTTACGTTTTACAATTAGCGGTGAAACAACCTGCTACTTTTTCACGGATTGTATTGTTAGGCCCTACTTGGCGTGGACCTTTGCCGACAATGGGAGCAAGTCAGCAAATAGCTGGCATTGTGAGAGAATTGGTGCGATCGCCTATACTTGGTCAAGCTCTCTACAAACTCAACACTACCCAATCTTTTTTAAGTTTTATGTACCGCCGTCATGTCTTTACTGACGCTGCTAAAATTACACCCAGTTTCATTGAGAAGAAATGGCACACGACTCAACAACCAGGAGCGCGATTTGCATCTGCTGCCTTTGTAACTGGTAATCTCGATGCTGTACACGAACAATCTGATTTTCTAGAACTTGTGCAGTCTTTAACCGTACCGCTCATGGTAGTAATTGGGGAATCTAGTCCTCCCAAATCACGAGAAGAAATGAACGCTTTGATAGCCTTACCAGGAGTGAGAAGCGTTGTCATTCCTGGTTCTCTGGGACTACATGAAGAATACCCAGCAGTTATTTTAGAAGCAGTTCAAGATTTTTTGTTCTCCCGATAA
- a CDS encoding CobW family GTP-binding protein, translated as MVADVINNSVPVTVLTGYLGAGKTTLLNHILTYEHGKKVAVIVNEFGEVGIDNQLIIDTDEEIFEMNNGCICCTVRGDLIRIIGNLMKRRDKFDHLVIETTGLADPAPVIQTFFVDEDLQSQLSLDAVVTVVDAKHIWQHWDADEAQEQIAFADVILLNKTDLVAPEELDELEKRIRAMNAIAKIYRTQNSELGMDALLGVKAFDLERALEIDPDFLGEDAHVHDETVFSVALVEAGAVDGEKLNTWLSELLRTQGPDIFRMKGILNIAGEDNRFVFQGVHMIFDGKPDRPWKPSETPKNELVFIGRNLDAAQLKQDFLACLA; from the coding sequence ATGGTGGCTGACGTAATCAACAATTCAGTTCCCGTTACTGTTCTTACAGGCTATTTGGGAGCAGGTAAAACGACTCTACTCAATCACATCCTCACCTACGAACATGGCAAAAAAGTTGCTGTGATTGTCAATGAATTTGGGGAAGTGGGTATTGATAATCAATTGATTATCGATACAGATGAAGAAATATTTGAAATGAACAATGGGTGTATCTGTTGTACAGTACGCGGCGATTTAATTCGGATCATCGGTAATTTGATGAAACGGCGTGATAAATTTGACCATTTAGTAATTGAAACAACTGGATTAGCTGATCCAGCACCAGTAATTCAGACATTTTTTGTGGATGAAGATTTGCAAAGCCAACTGTCTCTAGATGCAGTGGTGACAGTCGTAGATGCCAAGCATATTTGGCAGCACTGGGATGCAGACGAAGCACAAGAACAGATTGCTTTTGCTGATGTAATTTTACTTAATAAAACAGATTTGGTAGCGCCAGAAGAGTTGGATGAATTAGAAAAACGGATTCGGGCGATGAATGCGATCGCAAAAATCTACCGAACCCAAAATTCTGAACTAGGGATGGATGCTTTATTAGGTGTAAAAGCTTTTGATTTAGAACGCGCCTTAGAAATTGATCCAGATTTCTTAGGCGAAGATGCCCATGTACACGATGAAACTGTTTTTTCTGTAGCTTTAGTAGAAGCAGGTGCAGTCGATGGCGAAAAATTAAACACTTGGCTTTCGGAGTTACTGCGTACCCAAGGCCCAGATATCTTTCGGATGAAAGGTATTTTAAATATTGCTGGAGAAGATAATAGATTTGTATTCCAAGGAGTACACATGATATTTGACGGCAAACCCGATCGCCCCTGGAAACCAAGCGAAACCCCCAAAAACGAACTAGTCTTCATCGGCCGCAATCTTGATGCAGCCCAACTCAAGCAAGATTTTCTCGCTTGTCTAGCATAA
- a CDS encoding NAD(P)H-quinone oxidoreductase subunit N, producing MDFANIASQLNAGTILPEGIVILTLLGVLIVDLILGRTSARWIGYLAIAGLFASIVALYFQWDSPNPIGFTGSFNGDDLSIVFRGIIALSAIATILMSIRYVEQSGTALAEFIAILLSATLGGMFLSGASELVMIFISLETLSISSYLLTGYTKRDPRSNEAALKYLLIGASSTAIFLYGVSLLYGLSGGQTELSAIANGIATAKVGQSLGLVIALVFAIAGIGFKISAAPFHQWTPDVYEGAPTPVIAFLSVGSKAAGFALAIRLLTTAFPLVADEWRFVFTALAVLSMILGNVVALAQTSMKRMLAYSSIAQAGFVMIGLIAGTQAGYASMIFYLLVYLFMNLCGFTCIILFSLRTGTDQIAEYSGLYQKDPLLTLALSIALLSLGGIPPLAGFFGKIYLFWAGWQAGLYWLVLLGLVTSVVSIYYYIRVVKMMVVKEPHEMSDAVKNYPQVRWDLPGLRPLQVGLVVTLIATSIAGILSNPLFTLANNSISHTPFLQATINSNVKAQKLLLLPKLDSVSQSQPSVDSTAKI from the coding sequence ATGGATTTTGCTAATATTGCATCCCAGCTAAACGCTGGAACGATTTTACCAGAGGGGATTGTTATTCTCACCCTCTTGGGGGTTTTGATTGTTGATTTGATTTTGGGGCGTACATCCGCACGCTGGATTGGATATCTAGCGATCGCAGGTTTATTTGCTTCGATTGTCGCCCTATATTTTCAATGGGACTCTCCTAATCCCATCGGTTTTACCGGCAGCTTTAACGGTGATGACCTGAGTATCGTCTTTCGCGGTATTATTGCCTTGTCTGCGATCGCAACTATACTGATGTCAATTCGCTACGTTGAGCAGAGCGGCACCGCTTTAGCAGAATTTATCGCTATTTTGCTGAGTGCTACTTTGGGAGGGATGTTTTTATCCGGGGCTAGTGAGTTGGTGATGATTTTCATCTCCCTAGAAACCCTGAGTATCTCCTCTTATTTGTTAACAGGTTATACCAAGCGTGACCCTCGCTCCAATGAAGCGGCGCTGAAATACTTGTTAATTGGAGCTTCCAGTACAGCAATATTTTTGTACGGTGTATCACTGCTGTATGGACTATCTGGAGGACAAACCGAACTAAGTGCGATCGCTAATGGCATTGCCACAGCTAAAGTCGGTCAATCTTTAGGTTTAGTGATTGCCCTGGTTTTTGCGATCGCAGGTATTGGCTTCAAAATCTCCGCAGCACCCTTCCACCAGTGGACACCAGACGTTTACGAAGGCGCTCCCACCCCAGTCATCGCCTTTTTATCTGTCGGTTCCAAAGCAGCTGGGTTTGCCCTAGCCATTCGCTTGCTGACAACAGCCTTCCCCCTTGTTGCTGACGAGTGGAGATTTGTCTTCACTGCTCTAGCCGTTCTCAGCATGATCTTGGGTAACGTAGTCGCCCTAGCCCAAACCAGCATGAAACGGATGCTAGCTTATTCATCCATTGCCCAAGCTGGATTTGTGATGATTGGTTTGATTGCTGGTACACAGGCAGGATACGCCAGTATGATATTTTACCTACTGGTTTACCTGTTCATGAACCTGTGCGGCTTTACCTGCATCATTCTGTTCTCACTACGCACGGGAACCGACCAGATTGCCGAATACTCTGGCTTATATCAAAAAGACCCACTCCTAACACTGGCGTTAAGTATCGCCCTGCTTTCCTTGGGTGGTATTCCACCATTGGCTGGGTTTTTCGGCAAGATTTACTTATTCTGGGCTGGTTGGCAAGCAGGACTTTATTGGTTAGTCTTGCTGGGTTTAGTTACCAGCGTCGTCTCCATCTACTACTACATTCGCGTAGTCAAGATGATGGTAGTCAAAGAACCTCATGAAATGTCCGACGCGGTGAAGAATTATCCACAAGTGCGTTGGGATTTGCCTGGGTTAAGACCTTTGCAGGTCGGTTTGGTGGTAACATTAATTGCCACTTCCATAGCAGGGATTTTGTCAAATCCACTGTTTACATTGGCTAACAATTCCATCTCCCATACCCCATTTTTGCAAGCAACAATCAACAGTAATGTAAAAGCACAAAAGCTACTGCTTTTGCCAAAGTTAGATTCGGTTAGTCAGTCTCAACCCTCAGTTGATTCTACTGCTAAGATTTAA
- a CDS encoding ATP-binding protein, which yields MTPEQFLELARVLPEPLLLVSGEGQLLATNQPVADILGLRRQELRGIMLFELVTQSADDVVKYLQACSSSRAMVIGSLTFRKNDGQTLICRSQGAVIQPWSPESSALILLRLENRNLASSNFVLLNEKIDELGKEVQRRKQAEEALWKANQELEIRVEERTTALQDTLNELQLTQTQLIQAEKMSSLGQMVAGIAHEINNPVSFIYGNLHHAHKYTQDLLTLVQIYQQLCPNIPPEIQDKVEEIDLDFLIQDISKLFQSMKVGAERIQEIVKSLRNFSRLDEAQLKQVNIHEGIDSALMILEHRLQAKYEYPEIKVIKKYSQLPNVTCYPGQLNQAFMNILANAIDALEASANNGQRSAINPQTADNQQFAENNPKIQIKTELIDQNWIEVTIADNGLGINEQVRSKLFDPFFTTKAVGKGTGLGLYISYQIIVEKHNGQLSCFSVPGKGAEFVIKIPINSV from the coding sequence ATGACTCCTGAACAATTTCTTGAACTTGCCAGAGTTTTACCAGAACCTTTACTCCTGGTGAGTGGAGAAGGTCAGTTGTTAGCGACCAATCAACCAGTAGCAGATATATTGGGGTTACGCCGTCAGGAACTGCGGGGAATAATGCTGTTTGAACTTGTAACTCAGTCTGCTGATGATGTTGTAAAGTACCTACAAGCTTGTTCAAGTAGCAGAGCAATGGTTATTGGCTCCTTGACTTTCCGAAAGAATGATGGACAAACATTAATATGTCGTAGTCAAGGAGCAGTTATTCAACCTTGGTCTCCTGAATCTTCAGCTTTAATTCTCTTACGCTTGGAAAATAGAAACCTGGCCAGCAGTAATTTCGTTCTTTTAAACGAAAAAATTGATGAATTAGGAAAGGAAGTACAGAGACGAAAACAAGCGGAAGAAGCGCTTTGGAAAGCGAATCAAGAGCTAGAAATTCGGGTTGAGGAACGTACAACTGCTTTACAAGACACACTAAACGAACTACAACTTACCCAAACTCAGCTTATCCAAGCTGAAAAAATGTCTAGTTTAGGTCAGATGGTCGCTGGTATTGCCCATGAAATTAATAACCCTGTAAGTTTTATTTATGGGAATCTTCACCACGCCCATAAATACACTCAAGATTTACTAACATTGGTGCAAATTTATCAACAACTTTGTCCAAATATTCCTCCAGAAATCCAAGATAAAGTAGAAGAAATAGATTTAGATTTTCTGATTCAAGATATAAGTAAACTATTCCAGTCAATGAAAGTAGGAGCAGAGCGCATTCAAGAAATTGTTAAATCACTACGTAACTTTTCCAGACTTGATGAAGCACAACTTAAGCAAGTTAATATTCATGAAGGAATTGATAGTGCTTTAATGATTTTAGAGCATCGTCTGCAAGCTAAATATGAGTACCCAGAAATCAAAGTCATCAAAAAATACAGTCAACTGCCGAATGTAACTTGCTATCCTGGTCAACTCAACCAAGCATTTATGAATATTCTTGCTAATGCGATCGATGCACTGGAGGCGTCGGCTAATAATGGTCAGAGGTCAGCAATAAATCCACAAACTGCTGATAATCAACAATTTGCAGAGAATAATCCTAAAATTCAAATAAAAACTGAGTTAATCGATCAAAACTGGATAGAGGTTACAATTGCTGATAATGGTTTAGGGATAAATGAACAAGTTCGCTCAAAGCTATTCGATCCGTTTTTTACCACGAAAGCAGTTGGCAAAGGCACTGGATTAGGGCTATATATAAGCTATCAGATTATAGTTGAAAAACATAACGGACAACTTAGCTGTTTTTCAGTTCCAGGAAAAGGTGCAGAATTTGTAATTAAGATACCTATTAACTCAGTCTGA
- a CDS encoding SufE family protein yields the protein MSSTLDSLPPALAKIVQRFQRASEPKRRYEQLIWYAQKLNEFPEADKLPENKVPGCVSQVYITAALDDGKVVFQGDSDSQLTKGLVGLLVEGLDGLTPTEIVQLTPDFIQETGLNVSLTPSRANGFYNIFKTMQKKALESKIGH from the coding sequence ATGTCCTCAACTCTAGATTCTTTGCCACCTGCGCTCGCTAAAATTGTCCAGCGCTTTCAACGCGCTTCCGAACCGAAGCGACGCTACGAACAGCTAATCTGGTATGCTCAGAAGCTCAATGAGTTCCCAGAAGCTGATAAATTACCCGAAAATAAAGTTCCTGGTTGCGTGTCTCAAGTTTATATCACCGCAGCCTTGGATGATGGTAAAGTTGTATTTCAGGGCGATTCCGATTCCCAGTTAACCAAAGGATTAGTAGGGCTTCTGGTAGAGGGATTAGATGGACTAACGCCAACTGAGATTGTCCAACTTACTCCAGATTTTATTCAAGAAACAGGTTTAAATGTTAGCCTGACACCTTCCCGTGCTAATGGATTTTACAACATTTTTAAAACCATGCAAAAAAAAGCATTGGAATCTAAAATTGGTCATTAG